DNA from Thiomicrorhabdus sp. Kp2:
AGTGTTGCAATGGAATTCGATCCCCATGCCTTCTAAGATTTCACGACGACGTACTACGATGTCTTTGTCTAGCTTGAACTGAGGAATACCAAAAGTCAGTAGGCCACCAATTTCGGGTTGCTTTTCAAAGACGACAGGCTTAACACCGTTACGGATTAAGATATCTGCGGCAGCGATCCCAGCAGGGCCTGCGCCAACAATCGCGACTTTTTTATCGGTCATTTGAACGTCAGATAAATCTGGAGTCCATCCTGCTGCAAAGGCGGTATCAGTAATAAACTTTTCGATTTGACCGATTGTTACCGCACCAAAGTTGGTGTCTTCTAGCGTGCAGGCCTGTTCACATAGTCTGTCTTGTGGACAGATACGGCCACACATCTCAGGAAGTGAGTTTGATTTATGAGAAATCTCAACGGCTTCCATAATATTGCCTTCCGAAACCAGCTTTAACCAGTTTGGAATGTAGTTGTGTACAGGGCACGCAAATTCACAATATGGGTTACCACAGTGCAAACAACGGTCTGCCTGTGCCATAGCGTCTTCCATTTTGAACGCAGAGTAGATTTCTGAGAACTCTTTGTTACGAGTGTTTGCCGCTTTCTTTTCAGGAAGCTGGCGGTTTAATTCTAAAAATTGTCTAACATTTGGCATTTTTAAATTCCTTCCAGTTTCTCTTAGTCTGCAGCTTTAACAAATAAATCGAATAGCTTATCGATGCCAATCGCACGTGATTTCACTAACCAGAATTGACCAATGAATGCACTGAAGTTGTTTAATACTTCTTGACCCCATGGGCTATTGGTTTTAGAAACATACTCAGTGATTAACTCTTTTAGGTAAACACGGTAGGCTTCTGTGTTTTCGGTATCGATACGAATCGCTTCAACCATCTCAGGGTTTAGACAATCTGGAAGGTTGCGGTTTTCATCTAGGATAAACGCCATACCACCTGACATACCTGCACCAAAGTTCACACCAACTTCACCTAAACTGACAACCGTACCGCCAGTCATGTATTCACAACCGTGATCACCTAAACCTTCAACGACAGCAATTGCTCCGGAGTTACGAACACCAAAACGCTCCCCACCTGTACCGTTGGCAAATAATTTACCGCCAGTAGCACCGTATAAACAAGTGTTACCCACAATAGGCGTGTTTTTAGCGTTAAAAGTACTGCCTGCTGGTGGACGAATAACTATCTCACCACCTGCCATACCTTTACCAACGTAATCGTTAGCATCACCGTCTAGGTGAAGGTTCAATCCGTCTACGTTAAACACACCAAAAGACTGGCCAGCAATCCCCGTTAGTTTTAGGGTGATTGGCGTGTCTTTCATGCCATTATTGCCATAACGTTCTGCGATTTCACCCGCAACACGTGCACCGATAGAACGACCTGTGTTAACCAGGTTAAATTCGAAAGTTCCACCTGTTTTCGCTTCAATCGTTGGAAGGGTGGCTTTAACCATCTCTTCTGCAATATCACCTGCATCCCAAGGATTATTGCGTTTAACTTGAACCGTATGTGGTTTATCAGCGGGTACACCACCATCTGTAATAAACGCTGATAGGTCGATGTTCTTCTGTTTTTCGGTTAGTGGGTTATCAATCATCTTCAGTAGATCAACACGGCCAACGAGTTCTTGTAATGAACGCACACCCAGTTTAGCCATCCACTCACGGGTCTCCTCAGCTACAAACTTGAAGTAGTTCATAACCATTTCAGGCATACCGATGTAGTGTTCTCTACGTAGTCGTTCGTCTTGAGTTGCAACGCCTACGGCACAAGTATTTAAGTGACAGATACGTAAGTATTTACACCCTAATGCAACCATTGGCACGGTACCGAAACCAAATGATTCTGCACCTAAGATAGCTGCTTTAATAACATCTAAACCAGTTTTTAGACCACCGTCGGCCTGAACGATAACTTGACCACGTAAGTCGTTAGCACGAAGTACTTGATGCGTTTCAGCCAGACCCATTTCAAACGGGTTACCTGCATATTTAACCGAAGTCATTGGTGAGGCGCCTGTACCACCATCATAACCAGAGATGGTGATAAGGTCAGCGTAAGCTTTAGCTACACCGGCAGCAATGGTTCCAACACCTGGTTCTGCAACCAGTTTTACTGAAACTAAAGCGTTAGGGTTAATCTGTTTTAGATCGTAGATTAGCTGAGCTAAATCTTCAATTGAATAAATATCGTGGTGCGGAGGAGGTGAAATCAAAGTTACACCAGGCACAGAGTGACGTAATTTAGCAATCGTCATATCCACTTTGTGGCCTGGAAGCTGTCCACCTTCACCTGGTTTAGCACCCTGAGCAACCTTAATCTGTAATACTTCGGCATTACGTAGGTAGTGTGCGGTTACACCAAAACGTCCAGAAGCAATTTGCTTAATCTTAGACATTCTTTCGGTACCGTAACGCGCTGGATCTTCCGCACCTTCACCAGAGTTTGAACGTGCGCCAAGACGATTCATTGCTGTGGCTAGGGCTTCATGTGCTTCTGGAGATAAAGCCCCAAGCGAGATACCTGCAGAGTCAAAACGCTTGTAGATGGATTCTACTGGTTCAACTTCACTTAACTCAACGCCTTCAATACCATCTTTAAAGGTGAATAAATCACGAATGGTCATGGCAGGACGGTTGTTGACCAAGTCACGGAATTCGTTGTATTTGTTTTGGTCATCTTTTTGTACCGCTTCACGGATGCTGTTAACCACTTCTGGGTTAAACGCGTGGTATTCACCACCGTGAACGTACTTGAATAAACCACCTTGCTGTAATGGTTTACGAGGGTTAAATGCTTCCCAAGCAAGACGACGCTGGTCTAATTCAATGTGCTCATACTTAGTACCTTGAATACGTGTAGGCGTACCTTTGAAACAAAGCTCTACGATATCTGAGCTTAAACCAACCGCTTCAAATAACTGTGAACCACGGTAAGAGGTAATGGTTGAGATACCCATTTTAGAAAGGATTTTGAATAATCCTTTATTGATTGCCTTTCGGTAGTTACCAATGTACTTGCTGATTGAAATATCTTTGCTAAGCTCGTTAGTACGGCGCATGTCTTCGATTGATTCATATGCTAAGTATGGGAACACTGCGGTTGCACCGTAACCAAATAGCACCGCAAAGTGATGAGGGTCACGAGCGGTCGCTGTTTCAACCACAATGTTAGCTTCAGTACGAAGTTCGTTTGTTATTAAGTGATGGTGCACCGCACCAGTCGCCATAGCAGCAGGAATGGTGGTTTGACCATTTTCGATATCTAAATCGCTTAATACTAGAATCGTTTTGCCCGCTTTCACTTCCGATTCTGCTTGAGCACATACAGCTTTGATGGCGGCTTCTAAATTCATTTCTTCATGGTTATAGTGCAATGAAATTTTGCAGTTTTCGTAACCATCTACTTCAACAGAAAGCAGTTGTTCCATCATTGATGGACTTAATACTGGAGATTGAACTTCTAAACGTTTAGCGTGGTCAGGCCCTTCAGTAAACATGTTTAGCTCTTTACCAAAACAGGTATTTAGAGACATAACAATGTTTTCACGTAATGGGTCGATTGGCGGGTTAGTCACCTGCGCAAACATCTGACGGAAGTAGTCAAAGATTGAGCGCGCTTTGTGAGAGAAAACAGGTAAAGGAGCGTCATCACCCATAGAAACTGTAGCTTCTTGACCATCTTCAGCTAAAACGCGGATTACCGCATCACGCTCTTCAAAAGTCACTTGATAGTACTTTTGATAGATGTCCGCTGTTTTGCTATCCCAGTTAAGGGTTTTTTGTTCTTGCTCAAGCTTCTCTTCGATGTGCATATAACCTTCATCCATCCACTGACGGTAAGGTTTAGCATTTTTTAATTGGTCATCGATGTTTTCAGGCTTAATTAAAGTACCGTTTTCTAAATCAACGGCAATTACCTGGCCTGGTTTTAGACGGCCTTTTTCAACAACATCTTCAGGCGCATAGTTATACACACCAATTTCAGAAGCAAAAGTAATGTGACGATCTTTAGTAATCACATAACGTGTAGGGCGTAAGCCGTTACGGTCAACACCACAGATTGCATATTTACCTGTGTTAAGAACCATACCTGCAGGGCCATCCCATGGCTCCATATGCATAGAGTTGTACTCTAGGAAGGCTTTTTTATCCGCATCCATTGATGGAATGTTCTGCCAAGCAGGTGGTACTAAAAGACGCAAAGCCTGGAAGATGTGCATATCGCCCATCATTAGGATTTCCATCATGTTGTCTAAAGAGTTTGAGTCAGAGCCAGACTGAGCGACTAATGGCTTTAATTCACCTAGGTCAGGAAGAAGAGGCGTTTCAAATTTCTTCTGACGAGCTAATGCCCAGTTACGGTTACCACGAATGGTATTTAATTCACCATTGTGCGCTAAGAAACGGAACGGCTGAGCCAAACGCCATTGTGGTGTGGTGTTGGTTGAAAAACGCTGGTGGTAAGAGATAGACGAAGACGCAAACTCATCATTTTTAAGGTCAAGATAGAACTCTGGAAGTTCTTTAGGCATGACTAGACCTTTATAGGCCAATAACTGAGAGTTTAAAGAGGCGACATAGAAAGTGCCGTCAGTTGGCTCGATTTCCATCTCTGTTTTACGACGCGCTGTAAACAATAAACGGTTAAATTGAGCTTCGTCCATGTCCGATGGAGCATTAACAAAGATTTGTTCAATAACAGGTTCCATTCCTGCTGCTTGAGCGCCTAACACTTCTGAACGAACAGGAACTTTACGCCAGCCAGCTACTGTTAACCCTTTATTCGTTAAGGTTTTTTCTAGGAATGAACGTGCTGTTTGGGCTTTATCCGCATCTTGGTTTAAGAAAACCATACCAGCGGCATAAATGTCCGCTAACTCAATACCTTGCTCTTTAGCAACAGAGGCTAAGAAGGCTGTAGGTTTTTTGATTAATAAACCACAACCATCACCTGTACAACAGTCGGCCGCAACCCCACCACGGTGCGTCATGTTTGCAAGTGATTCAATAGACGTTTTTACTAGCCAATGACTTGGTTTGTCATCCATATTGGCAATCAAGCCAAAACCACAGTTCTCCTTTTCAAACTCCGGAGAATATAGGCCTGTTAGGTTAAGACCGTTTGGGGATTGTAATGGGTTCATATTCAGTTTCCTGTCTGTCAAATTTTGCACAAATAACCCTAGGTTAAGCTAGGTTAACCTATTGATGTACAAGGGATTTGTCTCGTTTCAGCGCGTATAAATAATAAAAATAAGAGCGGAATTATACTTTATTAGGGCAATTAGAATCAAATTTTACCATTGTTTGAGTTGCTATAAAGGCGATTTATCTGCTTGTAAACGCTTATTTTTAGCCTTTGATGGCCTTGCTTGGATTAGCTGCTGCGAAAGGTCGCCAATATAGGGTTGTGATCGGATATGTTTTTTACGTTTAAAGCCATTGAGTGCTCAAGCTCTACACCGCGATAAAATATGAAGTCAATAGGATGTCTCAGCATTGTTTTTACGGGCTTGTTGTCTAAAAACTCAACCTTCTTGAGCTTTAATTTTTGTGTGGTCAAATTTAGGTTGTTGGTTCTTTTTGCATTCCACGTATTGAAGTCGCCGCTCAGAATAATTGGTCCATCAATGTGTTCAAGATGTTGCCATAGTTTATTTAACTCTTGGTAAAAAACGCTATTGGTCACAAAATTGATGGCATGAATATTGACATGAGTTAGGACTTGTTGGTTGTTCATTAGGTGTTCGGTAATTAAAGCGGTTTTGTGGGTTGTCCAGCCAAGCTCTTTGCTCTGGGTTAAACACTGTCTAATCGGTGTTATTGTGGCGTTAGAAGCAGTTAAAACCCCAAAATGGTTTTTTTTGGTTTGAATATTGGGCGCCATAATAAAAGGCATGTTAAAAAAGGTATTTTGTGATGGAAATGTTTTGGCTTCTTGAAAAGATAAAATATCTGGTTGAATAGATGGGTCTAGGGTTTTTAAAAGTTCATTGAATGAGCGGTGAATATAGTGAGCAAAGTCAGTTTTTTGTAAATTCCAGGTTAATAGGGTGAAAGACTTGGGGAGCTGTTTTGGTGTAAAAGTATCACCGTTTGGAGGCGATATGGGGGTATATTTTGGTTTATACATGACTATATTCTGCTTGGTTAAAGGTTACAGTATTGGTGCAAAAATTCGGGTGAGGTTTTCTAAAAGTCGACGTCTTCTTTTTTGGCTTGAGTGATAAACGGTTGCGGATGTTTGAATCTTATTGAGCCAGTTTTTCATCTGCTGAATAACGGTTTTAGAATAGATAAAGTTGACCACTTCATGGTTTATGAACATGGAGCGGTAATCTAAGTTGGCTGAGCCAATAATGGCGCATTCATCATCAATTAAAATTAACTTTGCGTGAAGCATGGTTGAACCGTCAAGAAAGACTTTTCCGCCATTTTCATTCAATTCGCGCATGTAGGAACTACGCCCTAAGTCAAAAATAATGTGATCTGACTTGTATGGGGTTGTTAAGGTTACCTTTACTCCGCGTTTAATGGCGATTAGAAGGGCGTTCATTAACGAGCTGTCTGGAATGAAGTAGGGGCTAACAATCTCAATACGCTCTTTGGCGGCAAAGAGGCTGTGCAGTAGGCATTCAAATAGGACATCTGTTTCAATGTCTGGGCCAGATGGAATAACCTGTATAGAATCTCCTCCTTTTCTAGCTGTTTGTTCTAAGGGTTGAATGTTTTGTAAGTGCCTTATGTTTTGATTTGTCGTATATTTCCAGTCTTCATTAAAAATATTTTGATAGTGCAGGACGGCAGGTCCTTCAATCTTTTGTAAAAGATCTTTCCAGTATGTGTGAGGGGTGTTTTTAGAGCCTAGATAATCACTTGATAAGTTCATGCCACCAGTAAATAGGGTTTTTTCATCAAATAGATAAATTTTTCGGTGGTTTCTTAGGTTGAGCTGACTGTTAAATGGGGATTTGAGTAAAGGTTGAAAAAATGCATATTGCCCTCCCGCATCAACGAGTGGTTTTAATTTTTTTTGCTTTCTATAAAGTTCAAAAGAGCCAATGGCATCCATTAATAAACAAACTTCTACACCTTGTTTAGCTTTATTAATCAGTGCCTGTAAAATAGCGTTACCAGTTTGGTCTAGTTCAAAAATATAAGTTTGTAGGTAGATGCTTGATTGTGTTGATTCTAGCGTTAGCATAAATCTTTCAAACGCTTCGGTGGCGTTTTCAAAGGTTTCAATGTGGTTGTTTTGTGATGAGCTTGGTAAATGATTGGCAACTAGAATGTTGTTGATACTTGCGCCCAAATCGCTTTGTGGGGGCTCTTTAAAAGAGGGTTGTATGGATAAAATGGGTTTTT
Protein-coding regions in this window:
- the gltB gene encoding glutamate synthase large subunit — translated: MNPLQSPNGLNLTGLYSPEFEKENCGFGLIANMDDKPSHWLVKTSIESLANMTHRGGVAADCCTGDGCGLLIKKPTAFLASVAKEQGIELADIYAAGMVFLNQDADKAQTARSFLEKTLTNKGLTVAGWRKVPVRSEVLGAQAAGMEPVIEQIFVNAPSDMDEAQFNRLLFTARRKTEMEIEPTDGTFYVASLNSQLLAYKGLVMPKELPEFYLDLKNDEFASSSISYHQRFSTNTTPQWRLAQPFRFLAHNGELNTIRGNRNWALARQKKFETPLLPDLGELKPLVAQSGSDSNSLDNMMEILMMGDMHIFQALRLLVPPAWQNIPSMDADKKAFLEYNSMHMEPWDGPAGMVLNTGKYAICGVDRNGLRPTRYVITKDRHITFASEIGVYNYAPEDVVEKGRLKPGQVIAVDLENGTLIKPENIDDQLKNAKPYRQWMDEGYMHIEEKLEQEQKTLNWDSKTADIYQKYYQVTFEERDAVIRVLAEDGQEATVSMGDDAPLPVFSHKARSIFDYFRQMFAQVTNPPIDPLRENIVMSLNTCFGKELNMFTEGPDHAKRLEVQSPVLSPSMMEQLLSVEVDGYENCKISLHYNHEEMNLEAAIKAVCAQAESEVKAGKTILVLSDLDIENGQTTIPAAMATGAVHHHLITNELRTEANIVVETATARDPHHFAVLFGYGATAVFPYLAYESIEDMRRTNELSKDISISKYIGNYRKAINKGLFKILSKMGISTITSYRGSQLFEAVGLSSDIVELCFKGTPTRIQGTKYEHIELDQRRLAWEAFNPRKPLQQGGLFKYVHGGEYHAFNPEVVNSIREAVQKDDQNKYNEFRDLVNNRPAMTIRDLFTFKDGIEGVELSEVEPVESIYKRFDSAGISLGALSPEAHEALATAMNRLGARSNSGEGAEDPARYGTERMSKIKQIASGRFGVTAHYLRNAEVLQIKVAQGAKPGEGGQLPGHKVDMTIAKLRHSVPGVTLISPPPHHDIYSIEDLAQLIYDLKQINPNALVSVKLVAEPGVGTIAAGVAKAYADLITISGYDGGTGASPMTSVKYAGNPFEMGLAETHQVLRANDLRGQVIVQADGGLKTGLDVIKAAILGAESFGFGTVPMVALGCKYLRICHLNTCAVGVATQDERLRREHYIGMPEMVMNYFKFVAEETREWMAKLGVRSLQELVGRVDLLKMIDNPLTEKQKNIDLSAFITDGGVPADKPHTVQVKRNNPWDAGDIAEEMVKATLPTIEAKTGGTFEFNLVNTGRSIGARVAGEIAERYGNNGMKDTPITLKLTGIAGQSFGVFNVDGLNLHLDGDANDYVGKGMAGGEIVIRPPAGSTFNAKNTPIVGNTCLYGATGGKLFANGTGGERFGVRNSGAIAVVEGLGDHGCEYMTGGTVVSLGEVGVNFGAGMSGGMAFILDENRNLPDCLNPEMVEAIRIDTENTEAYRVYLKELITEYVSKTNSPWGQEVLNNFSAFIGQFWLVKSRAIGIDKLFDLFVKAAD
- a CDS encoding endonuclease/exonuclease/phosphatase family protein, translating into MYKPKYTPISPPNGDTFTPKQLPKSFTLLTWNLQKTDFAHYIHRSFNELLKTLDPSIQPDILSFQEAKTFPSQNTFFNMPFIMAPNIQTKKNHFGVLTASNATITPIRQCLTQSKELGWTTHKTALITEHLMNNQQVLTHVNIHAINFVTNSVFYQELNKLWQHLEHIDGPIILSGDFNTWNAKRTNNLNLTTQKLKLKKVEFLDNKPVKTMLRHPIDFIFYRGVELEHSMALNVKNISDHNPILATFRSS
- the cls gene encoding cardiolipin synthase, yielding MEIVNAINQPAFWLYFAYTILVITAVLHILYQRRSPQNLMAWLLTLLLLPFIGLLLYIVLGSRKFFTKRKKPILSIQPSFKEPPQSDLGASINNILVANHLPSSSQNNHIETFENATEAFERFMLTLESTQSSIYLQTYIFELDQTGNAILQALINKAKQGVEVCLLMDAIGSFELYRKQKKLKPLVDAGGQYAFFQPLLKSPFNSQLNLRNHRKIYLFDEKTLFTGGMNLSSDYLGSKNTPHTYWKDLLQKIEGPAVLHYQNIFNEDWKYTTNQNIRHLQNIQPLEQTARKGGDSIQVIPSGPDIETDVLFECLLHSLFAAKERIEIVSPYFIPDSSLMNALLIAIKRGVKVTLTTPYKSDHIIFDLGRSSYMRELNENGGKVFLDGSTMLHAKLILIDDECAIIGSANLDYRSMFINHEVVNFIYSKTVIQQMKNWLNKIQTSATVYHSSQKRRRRLLENLTRIFAPIL